A window of Primulina tabacum isolate GXHZ01 chromosome 4, ASM2559414v2, whole genome shotgun sequence contains these coding sequences:
- the LOC142542633 gene encoding protein GID8 homolog isoform X3: MMLFHVVEPEFIPTMSRFYHGFVTTSKKVITRDEWEKRLSDVKVRKEDMNKLVMNFLVTEGYVEAAEKFRMESGTEPEIDLATITDRMAVKKAVQSGNVEDAIEKVNDLNPEILDTNPQLFFHLQQQRLIELIRNGKVEEALEFAQEELAPRGEENRVFLEELERTVALLAFEDVNNCPVGDLLDISQRLKTASEVNAAILTSQSHEKAMLEDPAV, from the exons ATGATGTTGTTTCACGTTGTTGAACCCGAATTTATTCCAACTATGAGCAGATTTTATCATGGATTTGTA ACTACATCAAAGAAAGTTATAACTAGGGATGAATGGGAGAAGAGGCTCAGTGATGTCAAGGTTAGAAAAGAGGATATGAACAAATTGGTGATGAACTTTCTGGTGACCGAGGGTTATGTGGAGGCTGCTGAAAAATTCCGAATGGAATCTGGGACTGAAC CAGAAATCGATCTTGCAACCATCACTGACCGCATGGCAGTGAAGAAGGCAGTGCAAAGTGGTAATGTGGAGGATGCTATTGAGAAAGTTAACGATTTGAACCCCGAG ATATTGGATACAAATCCCCAACTGTTTTTCCATCTCCAACAGCAACGGTTGATAGAATTGATCCGTAATGGAAAGGTGGAAGAGGCTTTGGAGTTTGCTCAAGAGGAACTTGCTCCAAGAGGAGAGGAAAAT CGAGTCTTTCTAGAAGAGTTGGAGAGAACTGTTGCGTTGCTTGCTTTTGAAGATGTCAACAACTGCCCCGTGGGTGACCTGTTAGATATATCACAGCGTCTTAAGACTGCTAGTGAGGTGAATGCAGCCATCCTTACCAGCCAAAGCCATGAAAAAG
- the LOC142542631 gene encoding epoxide hydrolase 2-like, whose translation MEEIKHEHVLVNGLKLHVAQIGNSSSPPVVFLHGFPEIWYSWRHQMIAVATAGFRAVAFDYRGYGLSDPPPEPENASFLDFVADLLALLDALAISKVFLIGKDFGAAVVSLFCLLHGERVSGFVTLGVPFMLPRPPIHHQTLPEGFYIRRWQEPGRAEADFGRLDAKTVVRNVYILFSKSDIPIASENQEIMDLVEPSDPLPHWFSEEDLAVYGELYEKSGFRTALKVPYRSFGLELDIPDPKVEVPALLIMGEKDYVFKFPGISDYIKSGTVKSFVPNLEIVYLPEGTHFVQEQSPDEVNDLIINFLKGHV comes from the exons ATGGAAGAAATAAAGCACGAGCACGTACTAGTCAATGGACTGAAGCTCCACGTGGCGCAAATAGGGAACTCTTCCTCGCCGCCTGTTGTTTTCTTGCACGGCTTTCCTGAAATTTGGTACTCGTGGCGCCACCAAATGATCGCCGTCGCCACGGCTGGTTTCCGAGCCGTTGCATTCGATTACAGAGGATATGGGTTATCCGACCCGCCTCCGGAACCCGAGAACGCCtctttcttggactttgtggcTGACCTCCTTGCTCTTCTGGACGCCCTTGCAATCTCCAAG GTGTTTCTGATCGGGAAAGATTTTGGAGCTGCCGTTGTGTCACTCTTTTGCCTACTCCACGGAGAAAGGGTTTCTGGATTTGTGACCTTAGGCGTGCCGTTCATGCTGCCGCGGCCTCCCATACATCATCAGACTCTACCTGAGGGCTTCTATATTCGAAGATGGCAG GAACCTGGGCGTGCAGAAGCTGATTTTGGTCGACTCGATGCGAAAACAGTGGTTAGGAATGTCTATATTCTCTTTTCCAAGAGTGATATTCCGATAGCCAGTGAAAACCAAGAGATCATGGACTTGGTGGAGCCATCGGATCCTCTGCCTCATTGGTTTAGTGAGGAAGATCTTGCAGTCTATGGAGAATTGTATGAGAAATCGGGTTTCAGAACTGCATTGAAGGTTCCATATAG GTCATTCGGTTTGGAGCTTGATATACCAGATCCGAAAGTTGAAGTCCCAGCTCTGCTGATAATGGGCGAGAAAGACTATGTCTTTAAATTTCCAGGAATAAGTGACTACATAAAGAGCGGAACGGTGAAATCGTTTGTTCCGAACCTGGAAATAGTGTACTTGCCCGAAGGAACTCATTTTGTTCAAGAGCAATCGCCTGATGAAGTGAACGACCTTATCATCAACTTCCTTAAAGGCCATGTCTAA